CTCGCGGACGCCGACGCGACCGACGCGACGGTCGCCGTCTACGTCCGCTCGGACGGCCTCGTGAAACGGGTCGCGTACGACTTCGTCGTGGAGGGGTTCGGCGAGCCGGCGCGCTTCTCGCTGACGCTGACCTACGAGGACGTCGGGTCGACGACGGTAGCGGAGCCGTCGTGGCTGGAAGAGGCGCAGTCGGCGACGAACTGACCGCGGCGCTGTTTTGCGGATTCAGTCTCTGATCGCACCCGCCCGCACACCGAGCACGTCCTCGGCGGCGGCGGCGACGGCGTCCGTCTCGCCGGCGGGCGCGTACACACCCATCCGCCAGCCGGCGCGTTGGGCGGCGCGCAGTCCCGCGACCAACTCGGAGGCGTCCTCCAGCCGTTGCGGGACGCCGTCGACGACGACGCGACTGCCCGCCTCGGTGAACGTCGGGCGACCGGGCACGTCGACGATAACCTCGCGCTCGTCGACGCCGGCGATGTCGGCGATCTCACTCGCGGCGGCGCGCTCGTCGGCGTAGTCGAACTCGACGACGTTCGCGGGCGTCGCCGACAGGTCGGTCCAGATCGCTCGCTTGTAGAGGTCGCGGTACTCGATGCGCTCGCCCAACTCGGGGACGTGCTCGCGCAGGGCGACCAGCAGGTCGTGGTCGGCCATCCGCCGGAACGTCTCCACGTCGACGCCGGCGTCGGACTCCAGCAGACGCTCGGAGGCTCGCTCCAGCATCGCGCCCGCGACGCGAGAGACGTGGTGGCGATAGACGGTCGCGTCCATCAGGGCACGCGCGAGGAGGAGCGACTCGGCGGTCTGGACGTTCCCCTCGGCGAGCACGAGCGCGCCGTCGCGGTACTGAAGCTCTCTGACGAGGCGTTCGTGGTCGATGGTGCCGTAGGGGACGCCCGTGTGGTGGGCGTCGCGCACGAGGTAGTCCATGCGGTCGACGTCCAGTTCGCCGGAGACGAGTTGGCCCAGTTCACCCTCGCCGCGGACGATGGCGGCGACGCGGTCGACGGAGAGGTCGTGGTCGCGGAGCACGTCGCCGGCGTCTGTCGTGCCGAGGAGGTCACCGATCTCGTCGTGGTCGACGCCGGTTCGTCGGGCGATCACCTCCTCGGTCTGGTGACCGTACGGGCCGTGACCGACGTCGTGGAGGAGGGCGGCCGCACGGAGGTGGCGTGCGCGGTCGCCGTCGACGCCGAGGTACTCCAACGCGCGGGAGGCGAGGTGGTACACGCCCAGCGAGTGCTCGAAGCGCGTGTGGGAGGCGGAGGGGTAGACCAGACGGACGGTGGAGAGCTGCTTGATGTGGCGCAGGCGTTGGAGGGTGCGCGTGTCGAGGAGGTCCTGCGCGACGGGGTCGAGGGTGATGTAGTCGTGGACGCTGTCCTTGATCGCCTTCATGATAGGGTACTGGCGAGAGTGTGGGGTGTAGTGCTGTCGGTGTGTCGGTGTCCCCGCGTCGCCGGGGTGACCCACCCCTCAGATCGGGACGCCGGCCTCTTCGTAGTCCGTCCCGAGGATCACCATCGTCTGCGAGCGGTCGAACCCGTCCATCGTCGCGATCTGACCGAACATCAACTCCCGGAGGTCGTCGGTCGACTCCGCGAACACCCGCATCATCACGTCGTACTCCCCGGTCGTGAGATGGACCTCTCGGACCCCCTCGACCTCGCGGAGCGTCTCCAGCGCCTCCTCCTCGTGGCCCTGCTGGACGCGCAGGCCGACGAACGCCGAGACGCCGTAGCCGAGCGCCTTCGGGTCGACCTCCGCGCGGTACCCCTTCAGGACGCCCGCCTCCTCCAGCCGCGAGACGCGCTCGTGGACGGTCGCGCTCGACATGTCGATCTGTCGGGCCACCTCGCTGAACGGCGTCCGCGCGTCCGCCTGGAGGATCCGGAGGATGGCGCGGTCCGTGTCGTCGAGTTCCATGGACGATGCTGCCGCCTCACGACCTTGGCAGTTCGGGTTCCCGCGAGTCGACCCCCTCGCCCTTACGTCCGTTCGACCTCGCGCACCGCCTGTGCCGCGGCCAGCGCCTCCTCGTGGAGCGGGCCGTTCGAGGCGACGAGGCCGGTCGAGTCGTGGCGCCACGGGTCGCCGTCGAGGTCGGTGACGGTGCCGCCGGCGGTGCGGACCATGTGGACGCCGGCGACGGTGTCCCACGGGTTGCAGTCGACGTTGGTGATCGTCGCGTCGAGGGCGCCCTCTGCGACCATCGCGAGCGTCACCTGCGCGGAGCCGAACCGCCGGAGGTCGGCGAACCGCTCGACGATTTCGGTGCAGGCGGTCGCGTACTCGTCGCGGGAGTCGAAGTCCCACCACACGGTCGGGGTGACGGCGGCGGTCTCCGGGTCGTCGCGCTCGCTGACACCCACCGGGTCGCCGTTGCGCCACACGGCGTCGCCGTCGGTGGTGTACACGTCGTCCATCGCGGGTAACGCGATGGCGGCGGCGACCGGGTCGCCGTCGACGACCGCGGCGACGGCGGTGGCGAACGCCCGGATGTCGCGCACGTAGTTGTTCGTCCCGTCGATGGGGTCGATCACCCACGCCGCGCCCTCGTCTGGGACTGTCTTCAGTTCGTCCTCCTCCTCGCCCACCACGGCGTCGTCGGGGAAGGTCGCGCGGATCCGTTCGATCACCCGCCGCTGGCTCTCGCGGTCGGCCTCGGTCACCACGTCCGTCTTCCCGCCCTTGCGCTCCACGTCGATCCCACGACGGAAGTGCTCCCCCGCGACCGAGGCTCCCGCTCGGGCGGCTGCCTCCGCGACCGACACCCGGTCGGTGCCGGCGTCGTGTCCCTGCGTCGTCATGCGCACCCCTTGTCGAACCCTCCCGGAATAGCCGTCGGTTGGCCGCGGCGACGACCGGAGCAGGGCGAGCAGAGACCGGATCGGTGCCACCGACGCCGTAGCACGGGAGTTTTGGTCCCGTGGCGGCAACGACGACGGTATGGACGACGAGCGCGAGGAGTCGGACGGAGTCGACCGGTCCGAGAGCCGTCAGCCACCGGTCGCGGACGACCCCGACCTCCCGGCTGACGTGGAGGTGGCGCTCGTGCAACTCGTCGAGTCCGCCCGGGTCGCCGTCCGCGAGGGGCGGACCGACGAGGCGCTCGCCGCCGTCGGCACCGCCGAGACGGTCGCCGCCAACAAACTCCCCGAGGGGGACCGCCGCGAGCGCCTCCTCCACGGCTGTGGACGCGTCGCAGATCTCGCCGACGCCGACCCGGCTGTCGCGAGCGAGTACCTCGACGCGATGCGTCGCCGCCTCCCGTAGCCAGTCGACTATTTACTCTGTTTCGACTCAGAGGGAACTTATGCCGGATGCGGTGCATTGTATCGGTAATGCGCCCGAGTGAGGCGGTCCGACAGATCGAATACGTCATCGACGCGAACACGACCGACGGCGGTCGCCGCTGTGCGGCCGGCTACCGCCCGGCGTTCGAACGCGTCCACGCCGCCGGCACCGGTGCCGACGTGGCCGACCTCGCGGCGACCCTCGGCGCCGACGTGCGGGAGGGCGGTCGCCCGAACCCCGCCGAGGCGGGCCGGGTGGCCGACGAACTGCTCGGCGTCGCCACCGACGGCGGCGAGTAGCCGCACCGCTCCACTTCTCGGTCGACGCCACCCGCCAGCGGTGCCGCCGGCGGGGGTGACGACGGTTCGGCGGCGCCCGCGAGGTGGCGCCGCCGCTCGGTGGGGAGTGGTGCAGTGAGTTGTGCGAGGGAAGAGCGCTCCGAGAGCGTCTTCCGCATCTCGGGGGTGGACCCCGGCGATGCGAGGGAAGGGATTTGAACCCTTGGACCTCTACAGGAGCGGATCTTGAGTCCGCCGCCGTTTCCAGGCTTGGCTACCCTCGCACGCAGTCGATGCCACGCCGCCACCGTGGGTTAATCCTCCGATTTCCGAGCGACTCCGACGGGGCCAGGGCACACCTTTTTCAGGTTGGGTTTGGTTTCGTCGCCGTGGAATCGCAGTCAGATCGGCAGATAATCCGTCGACGCCTCGACGGGAACAGGGTGGAGTGGGTCCACCAGATCCCCGAGGTCGTCGCGGAGTTGGAGGGGATATCGACCGACGAGTTACAACCGCTGTGGGAGGTGACGGGTGACGTCCTCGACGACCTGTTCACCGAGCCCCCAGCCCCGTCGGCGCAGGTCGAAGTCACGTTCAGCTACGAGGGCTACCGCATCACCGTCGGCCAAGACGGGAGCGCGACGTTCGTCCGACCGGACTGACCCGGCGGGCGACGTCGAGGCAATCCAGCCGTCACCTGCGCGGTGCGTTTCCGGCCTGTCGCAGCGACATGTACAGCACGACACCGAAGGAACTCATCAACAGGCCGAACTCCAGGCCGTCGGGCGTGCCACTGTCGCTCACGAGGAACAGTGCGAAGCTCAGCCCCGCCGCTGCGAGTGCGAGCAGGTACAATACCGCCGGGCGCGCGCCGGGGTCCGTCACCACGGCAACGGCGCGCCGCAGATCCCGACGGGCGTGTTCCCCGGCGCGAACCAGCCGCTGCACCACCCGCCGCAGTAGAGACATCAACGGCAGTTCGGACGCGCTCGCCGGCATTAAACCCCGGCACCGGTTCGCTCCCGCCGGTCGCGAGCAGCGACGGAGTTACGCGTGTCGCTCGCGCACGTACTCGCATGGACGACCACACGCGCGACCCGAGCGTCGCGCCGCCGCTCGGCGACCCGACCGGGTGGCGCACCGCAGAGCGCGTCTGGGAACACGCGACCCTCCGTCGGGCGACCGAACACGGCGTCCGCCTGTTCAACGCCGGCGACTACCACGAGAGCCACGACTGCTTCGAGGACGAGTGGTACAACTACGGCGGCGGCTCCACCGAGAGCGCCTTCCTCCACGGGATGGTGCAGGTGGCCGCCGGCGCGTACAAACACTTCGACTTCGAGGACGACGGCGGGATGCGGAGTCTGTTCGAGACGGCGCTCCAGTACCTCCACGGCGTCCCGGCTGACTTCTACGGCGTCGACGTGGACGACGTGCGCGAGACGCTCCGCCTCGCGCTGGAGGATCCGGGCGTCCTCCACGGCTGGCAGATCGAACTCGACGGGCACCGCACCGAGGCGTACGACGCCGACTACGAGTACGCCGAGTCGCTGGAGCACTGACCGCGAGGGGCGCGATCCCCTCGATCCCCGGCACCCGCGCGCTTTTGCTCGCGCCGTCGAAGCCGAGGACATGGACGGCTTCGACCTCCTCCGCGAACTCACCGAGTCACACGGCCCCGTCGGTCACGAACGCGAACCCGGCGACATCGTCACCCGAGAACTGGAGTCGAGCGTCGACCGCGTCCGCGTCGACTCGATGGGGAACGTGATCGGCACCGTCGACGGCGGTCCCGACGCCCCCGAACTGCTGATCGCCGCGCACATGGACGAGATTGGCTTCGTCGTCCGCCACGTCGACGACGAGGGGTTCGTCCGCGTGCGCTCACTCGGCGGGTGGAACGCCGAGATCCTCCGCTCGATGCGCGTTCGCGTCCACGCTGCCGGCGGCGACGACCCGCTCGACGGCGTCATCGGGGCGGTCCCCGCGCACGTCCGCGACACCGACGGCCCGCAGGACGTGACCGACGTGGTGATCGACCTCGGCCTCCCGGCCGCCGACGTCCACGACCGCGTCGCCGTCGGCGACGTCGTCACCACCCGCGCCCCGACCGAGCGGATCGGCGACTGCGTCGCCGGGAAGGCGCTCGACGACCGCGCCGGCGTCTGGGCGACGCTCC
The DNA window shown above is from Halobaculum marinum and carries:
- a CDS encoding M42 family metallopeptidase — translated: MDGFDLLRELTESHGPVGHEREPGDIVTRELESSVDRVRVDSMGNVIGTVDGGPDAPELLIAAHMDEIGFVVRHVDDEGFVRVRSLGGWNAEILRSMRVRVHAAGGDDPLDGVIGAVPAHVRDTDGPQDVTDVVIDLGLPAADVHDRVAVGDVVTTRAPTERIGDCVAGKALDDRAGVWATLRAAEHADPDATVHFVATTQEEVGLRGAEGVAVDVDPDLALAVDGTLERSTPGVALEDRVTTLGDGVGVKHLDATVVPTPSVVRRLEALADERGIPFQREVAEHIGTDTGALQNTGGSTPVGAVSVPVRYHHSTVETAHVDDLAATVDLLVAAAEAGADGLR
- a CDS encoding DUF309 domain-containing protein, whose amino-acid sequence is MDDHTRDPSVAPPLGDPTGWRTAERVWEHATLRRATEHGVRLFNAGDYHESHDCFEDEWYNYGGGSTESAFLHGMVQVAAGAYKHFDFEDDGGMRSLFETALQYLHGVPADFYGVDVDDVRETLRLALEDPGVLHGWQIELDGHRTEAYDADYEYAESLEH
- a CDS encoding HalOD1 output domain-containing protein; translation: MESQSDRQIIRRRLDGNRVEWVHQIPEVVAELEGISTDELQPLWEVTGDVLDDLFTEPPAPSAQVEVTFSYEGYRITVGQDGSATFVRPD
- a CDS encoding HD domain-containing protein, with the translated sequence MKAIKDSVHDYITLDPVAQDLLDTRTLQRLRHIKQLSTVRLVYPSASHTRFEHSLGVYHLASRALEYLGVDGDRARHLRAAALLHDVGHGPYGHQTEEVIARRTGVDHDEIGDLLGTTDAGDVLRDHDLSVDRVAAIVRGEGELGQLVSGELDVDRMDYLVRDAHHTGVPYGTIDHERLVRELQYRDGALVLAEGNVQTAESLLLARALMDATVYRHHVSRVAGAMLERASERLLESDAGVDVETFRRMADHDLLVALREHVPELGERIEYRDLYKRAIWTDLSATPANVVEFDYADERAAASEIADIAGVDEREVIVDVPGRPTFTEAGSRVVVDGVPQRLEDASELVAGLRAAQRAGWRMGVYAPAGETDAVAAAAEDVLGVRAGAIRD
- a CDS encoding Lrp/AsnC family transcriptional regulator, translating into MELDDTDRAILRILQADARTPFSEVARQIDMSSATVHERVSRLEEAGVLKGYRAEVDPKALGYGVSAFVGLRVQQGHEEEALETLREVEGVREVHLTTGEYDVMMRVFAESTDDLRELMFGQIATMDGFDRSQTMVILGTDYEEAGVPI
- a CDS encoding inositol monophosphatase family protein, with protein sequence MTTQGHDAGTDRVSVAEAAARAGASVAGEHFRRGIDVERKGGKTDVVTEADRESQRRVIERIRATFPDDAVVGEEEDELKTVPDEGAAWVIDPIDGTNNYVRDIRAFATAVAAVVDGDPVAAAIALPAMDDVYTTDGDAVWRNGDPVGVSERDDPETAAVTPTVWWDFDSRDEYATACTEIVERFADLRRFGSAQVTLAMVAEGALDATITNVDCNPWDTVAGVHMVRTAGGTVTDLDGDPWRHDSTGLVASNGPLHEEALAAAQAVREVERT